From one Streptomyces sp. CA-210063 genomic stretch:
- a CDS encoding MFS transporter produces MSAALMEERRDRRTATLVMACLGVFVSYLPVTTVSVSLPVIQRALDASTADLSWVTTAFVLPVAALILTAGVFGDVHGRKKVFQAGLGFCALGAAVGLSAQSIAQVWVGQALLGVGAAALLPMTLALISHAVPDPRERGKYIGLWTTSMMGSLAVGPLIAGVIVEHAAWRWIYLLPIPLSLVTMVIAGRLLTESRSPVQRTLDWPGQITAALTIVALVYGVIEGGDGSFGDVQVIVALVVAVCSVLAFVVCERRSPSPMLDLTLFRSAAFTGSALVVMISFLGLIGFFFILSLYLGMVQQLSTLEAGLRLVTITALPMILGAGVARLMRYVSPRVLISGGLVITAAALFALMNVGIDTSYGALAWRLALLGLGLGLAFPCITATAVSSVPHHQAGMAAAGNNAFRQLGGALGPAIMGALLTGKAVGTLPDHLAAAGLKDSVGRQILDAADADGLGAVAGLPLGRDTGPALHALSQSFLDGLQLCLLVSAIVMLCGAALAAWLLRPAGTGRPSGTVASGGMQRTRPMVAADPK; encoded by the coding sequence GTGAGTGCAGCATTGATGGAGGAGCGACGTGACCGGCGTACGGCGACGCTGGTCATGGCCTGTCTGGGGGTGTTTGTCAGCTACCTCCCGGTGACCACGGTCTCGGTGAGTCTTCCGGTGATCCAGCGGGCGCTGGACGCGTCGACGGCCGATTTGTCTTGGGTGACCACCGCGTTCGTCCTGCCGGTGGCCGCGCTGATCCTGACCGCCGGGGTGTTCGGTGACGTCCACGGGCGGAAGAAGGTCTTCCAGGCCGGTCTCGGGTTCTGCGCACTCGGGGCCGCGGTCGGCCTGTCCGCACAGTCCATCGCCCAGGTGTGGGTCGGCCAGGCACTCCTGGGCGTCGGCGCCGCTGCCCTGCTGCCGATGACGCTGGCGCTCATCAGCCACGCCGTCCCCGACCCGCGTGAGCGGGGCAAGTACATCGGTCTGTGGACGACGTCGATGATGGGCTCACTGGCCGTGGGCCCGCTCATCGCCGGTGTCATCGTCGAGCACGCCGCGTGGCGCTGGATCTACCTGCTGCCCATTCCGCTGTCCCTCGTCACGATGGTGATCGCCGGCCGCCTTCTCACCGAGTCCAGGTCCCCTGTGCAGCGGACGTTGGACTGGCCGGGCCAGATCACCGCCGCCCTGACGATCGTCGCCCTGGTGTACGGCGTCATCGAGGGCGGAGACGGCTCCTTCGGCGACGTCCAGGTGATCGTCGCCCTGGTGGTCGCGGTCTGCTCCGTCCTGGCGTTCGTCGTGTGCGAGCGGCGCAGCCCGAGCCCGATGCTGGATCTCACGCTGTTCCGCAGCGCCGCCTTCACCGGCTCGGCTCTGGTCGTCATGATCAGCTTCCTCGGGCTGATCGGCTTCTTCTTCATCCTCAGCCTCTACCTGGGCATGGTGCAGCAGCTCAGCACCCTGGAGGCGGGCTTGCGGCTGGTGACGATCACCGCGCTGCCGATGATCCTGGGCGCTGGCGTGGCCCGGCTGATGCGGTACGTGTCGCCGCGCGTGCTGATCAGCGGCGGTCTGGTCATCACGGCCGCGGCGCTGTTCGCGCTGATGAACGTCGGGATCGACACGTCGTACGGGGCGCTGGCCTGGCGGCTGGCCCTGCTCGGCCTCGGTCTCGGTCTGGCCTTCCCGTGCATCACCGCTACCGCCGTGTCCTCGGTGCCGCACCACCAGGCGGGGATGGCGGCGGCGGGCAACAACGCTTTCCGGCAGCTCGGCGGCGCTCTGGGTCCCGCCATCATGGGCGCGCTGCTGACCGGGAAGGCGGTCGGCACGCTGCCCGACCACCTCGCCGCAGCCGGACTGAAGGACTCGGTCGGCCGGCAGATCCTGGATGCCGCCGACGCCGACGGCCTCGGCGCCGTCGCGGGCCTGCCGCTGGGCCGCGACACCGGGCCCGCGCTGCACGCCCTGTCCCAGTCCTTCCTGGACGGACTCCAGCTGTGCTTGCTGGTGTCGGCGATCGTCATGCTCTGCGGTGCCGCGCTGGCTGCCTGGCTGCTACGGCCGGCGGGGACCGGCCGCCCCTCCGGAACGGTCGCCTCCGGCGGCATGCAGCGTACGCGCCCCATGGTGGCGGCCGACCCGAAGTAG
- a CDS encoding LacI family DNA-binding transcriptional regulator codes for MSISGRVTLNDVAAASGVSRATVSFVLNDDPRQTISAATRDRVKQAARDLGYVPHGVARALREGSSRVVVLNIEAGMEGAYSRSFVRGLDSELAAHNHVLLVRHGHHTPQSIQEVLDAIAPRAIIRFGETYLTGHELEDVGGGWRDGLAAHSALQLRHLVEHGHTHVAVALPDTESPLAAARLKFTGHAAQNLNIPVPDSFVTPLDRAACAEAVEALLAGAPEVTAIAGFNDDVALRVLMALRDLGRGIPDEIAVIGFDDNGYGAYATPSLTTIHVDAQAHGRLRARLALGLDTSGLRPPPARVVARESV; via the coding sequence ATGAGCATTTCCGGAAGAGTCACGCTGAACGACGTGGCGGCGGCCAGCGGAGTCTCCCGTGCCACCGTCAGCTTCGTCCTCAACGACGACCCGCGACAGACGATCTCCGCCGCCACACGCGACCGGGTCAAGCAGGCCGCCCGCGACCTCGGATACGTGCCGCACGGGGTGGCCAGGGCACTGCGCGAGGGATCATCCCGCGTCGTCGTCCTGAACATCGAAGCGGGCATGGAGGGTGCGTACTCCCGTAGCTTCGTCCGCGGACTCGACTCCGAACTCGCCGCCCACAACCACGTTCTGCTGGTCCGGCACGGTCACCACACCCCTCAGTCCATCCAGGAGGTCCTCGACGCCATCGCCCCCCGCGCCATCATCCGCTTCGGCGAGACCTACCTCACCGGCCACGAACTCGAAGACGTCGGCGGAGGCTGGCGCGACGGCCTCGCCGCACACTCCGCGCTGCAACTGCGTCATCTGGTGGAGCACGGCCACACCCATGTCGCCGTGGCGCTGCCGGACACCGAATCACCGCTGGCCGCGGCCCGGCTGAAGTTCACCGGGCACGCCGCGCAGAACCTGAACATCCCCGTCCCGGACTCCTTCGTCACCCCGCTGGACCGGGCCGCCTGCGCGGAAGCCGTCGAGGCGCTCCTCGCCGGCGCTCCCGAGGTCACCGCGATCGCCGGATTCAACGACGACGTCGCCCTGCGCGTGCTCATGGCCCTGCGCGACCTCGGCCGCGGCATTCCGGACGAGATCGCCGTCATCGGCTTCGACGACAACGGGTACGGCGCCTACGCCACCCCCTCCTTGACCACCATCCACGTCGACGCCCAAGCCCACGGCAGACTCCGCGCGCGCCTCGCCCTGGGCCTCGACACCAGCGGTCTCCGCCCACCGCCCGCACGAGTCGTCGCCCGGGAGTCGGTCTGA
- a CDS encoding aminomethyl transferase family protein, translating into MANLEDQIQASGSPLSLLRSGRSGAYPFPIRAEFTNWRDEQEAWRTSAALMDLSHHMTDLTVEGPDCYRLLSDVGANTFAGFGPMKAKQFIAVNHDGYMVGDCILFCLADNLVRLVGRPPALNWVQFHAETGGYDVTLRRDERTAQNPNGREFFRLQLQGPHAAAIFEKVNGGPMPDIPFFSMGKFHIGKHEVTALNHRMSGFPGLEFFGPYEHIDDVRDTILEVGEPFGVRQVGARAYASVATESGWIANTVPAVYSDDKMKPYREWLNARSFEANLSLGGSFSPDRIDDYYVTPWDLGYGHILKFDHDFVGRDALERMRGQKHRKKAWLSWHRDDVARIFASQYEQGERRFKYIEMPAAFYAASQVDRVEKNGRLVGLSTLCSYTANVRGWISVCMIDEDEVTYGQQVELVWGEPNGGSANPTVERHSQTTIRATVSRRPFATDKR; encoded by the coding sequence ATGGCAAACCTCGAAGACCAGATCCAGGCGAGCGGAAGCCCGCTGTCCCTCCTCCGCAGCGGCCGCTCCGGCGCCTACCCCTTCCCGATCCGGGCCGAGTTCACCAACTGGCGTGACGAGCAGGAGGCGTGGCGCACCTCGGCGGCGCTGATGGATCTGTCCCACCACATGACCGACCTGACGGTCGAGGGCCCGGACTGCTACCGACTGCTGTCGGACGTCGGCGCCAACACCTTCGCGGGCTTCGGGCCGATGAAGGCCAAGCAGTTCATCGCCGTCAACCACGACGGCTACATGGTCGGCGACTGCATCCTGTTCTGCCTGGCCGACAACCTCGTGCGTCTCGTGGGACGGCCCCCGGCTCTCAACTGGGTCCAGTTCCACGCCGAGACCGGCGGCTACGACGTCACCCTCCGCCGCGACGAGCGCACCGCACAGAACCCGAACGGCCGCGAGTTCTTCCGCCTCCAGCTCCAGGGCCCGCACGCCGCGGCCATCTTCGAGAAGGTCAACGGCGGCCCCATGCCCGACATCCCTTTCTTCTCCATGGGCAAGTTCCACATCGGCAAGCACGAGGTCACCGCCCTCAACCACCGCATGTCCGGCTTCCCCGGTCTGGAGTTCTTCGGACCCTACGAGCACATCGACGACGTCCGCGACACCATCCTGGAGGTCGGCGAGCCCTTCGGTGTCCGCCAGGTCGGCGCCCGCGCCTACGCGTCGGTGGCCACGGAGTCCGGCTGGATCGCCAACACCGTCCCCGCGGTTTACTCCGACGACAAGATGAAGCCATACCGCGAGTGGCTCAACGCCAGGAGCTTCGAGGCCAATCTCTCCCTCGGCGGCAGCTTCAGTCCGGACCGGATCGACGACTACTACGTCACCCCTTGGGACCTCGGCTATGGCCACATCCTCAAGTTCGACCACGACTTCGTCGGCCGCGATGCCCTGGAGCGGATGCGCGGGCAGAAGCACCGTAAGAAGGCCTGGCTGTCCTGGCACCGCGACGACGTCGCCCGGATCTTCGCCAGCCAGTACGAGCAAGGCGAGCGTCGCTTCAAGTACATAGAGATGCCCGCGGCCTTCTACGCCGCCTCACAGGTCGACCGCGTCGAGAAGAACGGCCGCCTCGTCGGCCTGTCGACCCTGTGCAGCTACACCGCCAACGTCCGCGGCTGGATCTCCGTCTGCATGATCGACGAGGACGAAGTCACCTACGGCCAACAGGTCGAGTTGGTGTGGGGCGAGCCCAACGGCGGCTCCGCCAACCCCACGGTGGAACGGCACTCCCAGACGACAATCCGCGCCACCGTCTCCCGCAGGCCCTTCGCCACCGACAAGCGCTGA